The proteins below come from a single Psychrobacter sp. FDAARGOS_221 genomic window:
- a CDS encoding flavin-containing monooxygenase, which yields MPDSSNTKSKTNSDSNSIKPMVPLSTKLPQLPALPNLRKRAAASARRRLPRLPLISKQPKLDVLIIGAGLSGIDMASHIKRDKVLSKSIKKGRVAIVEKRAAIGGTWDLFKYPGIRSDSDMTTFGFAHRPWLGNKTLADADSIKRYIEQTAQDESITSLISFNTNVVRLDWSSKHQYWTVTLADVNSGKQRKVTTRFVVGATGYYDYDQGYQPQFEGEKDFKGLIVHPQQWDEQIDYQDKRVVVIGSGATAVTLVPALVKPLIDPSSSQSHAKQQAAAHVTMLQRTPTYIGSVPSEDNSVQTLSSRFKLKPQTAYRLVRGRNILLQQGVYQLSRIAPDTLKKGLITRAKKELGASKDKLKHFTPDYQPWDERLCAVPDGDLFKAVRSGHADVVTDRIDHFTAEGIQLASGHHLPADIIITATGLKLQMLGGAQVYLDGQLEEVSKKMTYKAVMVEDVPNIAVLYGYTNASWTLKIDLACGYITRLLRHMHHYGYQMVTPKPTATDGEQAHIQPDTIMGSLTAGYIRRAQHVLPKQGDRYPWFVTNNYFSDVIMLKYRRVEDKWLHFKR from the coding sequence ATGCCTGACAGCAGCAATACCAAATCTAAAACCAATTCTGATTCCAACTCAATAAAACCAATGGTACCGCTATCAACCAAGCTGCCACAATTGCCGGCATTGCCTAACTTGCGCAAACGTGCAGCGGCCTCTGCTCGGCGCCGCTTACCACGCCTTCCGCTGATCAGCAAACAACCCAAGCTAGATGTGCTTATCATCGGGGCGGGTCTATCGGGTATAGACATGGCCAGTCACATCAAACGCGATAAAGTTTTGTCAAAATCAATAAAAAAAGGACGCGTGGCTATTGTAGAGAAGCGCGCAGCCATTGGCGGTACTTGGGACTTGTTCAAATACCCAGGGATTCGCTCTGACTCTGACATGACGACCTTTGGCTTTGCACATCGACCTTGGCTAGGCAATAAGACATTGGCCGATGCCGACTCGATTAAGCGATATATTGAGCAAACCGCTCAAGATGAGTCGATTACATCACTGATAAGCTTTAATACCAATGTCGTTCGTCTCGATTGGTCGAGTAAGCATCAGTATTGGACAGTAACCCTAGCTGATGTGAATAGCGGCAAGCAGCGAAAAGTAACCACTCGATTTGTGGTTGGTGCCACTGGTTATTATGACTATGACCAAGGTTATCAGCCCCAGTTTGAAGGTGAAAAAGACTTTAAAGGGTTAATTGTGCATCCCCAACAATGGGATGAGCAGATTGATTATCAGGACAAGCGTGTGGTTGTCATTGGGAGTGGCGCAACGGCGGTAACCTTGGTACCCGCTTTGGTCAAGCCATTGATTGATCCGAGCAGCAGTCAAAGCCACGCTAAGCAGCAAGCGGCGGCGCACGTAACCATGCTACAACGCACACCCACTTATATCGGCAGTGTGCCCAGTGAGGATAACAGTGTGCAGACATTATCGAGCCGCTTTAAGCTCAAGCCTCAGACCGCATATCGATTAGTGCGTGGCAGAAATATCTTATTACAGCAAGGGGTTTACCAGCTATCAAGAATAGCGCCGGATACGTTGAAAAAGGGATTGATTACTCGAGCCAAAAAGGAGCTGGGCGCTAGTAAGGATAAGCTGAAGCACTTTACGCCGGATTATCAGCCGTGGGATGAGCGTCTGTGCGCTGTACCTGACGGTGATTTGTTCAAAGCGGTACGCTCTGGACATGCCGATGTAGTGACAGACCGTATTGATCACTTTACAGCAGAAGGTATTCAACTGGCTTCAGGGCATCATTTGCCTGCTGATATTATCATCACTGCCACTGGGCTTAAGCTACAGATGCTTGGCGGTGCGCAGGTGTATCTCGACGGTCAACTCGAAGAGGTAAGCAAAAAGATGACCTATAAAGCGGTGATGGTAGAGGATGTGCCCAACATAGCTGTGCTATATGGCTATACCAATGCCTCTTGGACATTGAAGATAGATCTGGCTTGTGGCTATATCACGCGCCTGCTGCGTCACATGCATCATTATGGTTATCAGATGGTAACGCCTAAGCCTACTGCAACCGATGGCGAGCAAGCACATATCCAGCCTGACACCATTATGGGATCACTAACTGCCGGCTATATTCGCCGCGCACAACATGTGTTGCCAAAACAGGGCGACCGCTACCCTTGGTTTGTGACCAATAATTATTTTAGCGATGTGATTATGCTTAAATACCGCCGCGTTGAAGACAAATGGCTACACTTTAAACGTTAG
- a CDS encoding DUF2058 domain-containing protein, which yields MAKNALQAQLLKAGLVDSKKAKKLTKQAEHAKRTGNAPDAEIKKAVADAQAEKLKKDQQLNQQRQQALEEKTLRANIIQMIQQHQITDTQGDIEYRFVDDSKIKKLNITQKLFDQIVAGHVSIARLEEGYALLPRPLADRINDKLEGFIVESNDKADDQPAEDDPYAEYVIPDDLMW from the coding sequence ATGGCGAAAAATGCGTTACAGGCACAACTGTTAAAAGCTGGATTGGTAGACAGCAAAAAAGCCAAAAAACTGACCAAACAAGCCGAACACGCTAAGCGTACCGGTAATGCCCCTGATGCCGAGATCAAAAAAGCGGTGGCTGATGCACAAGCTGAAAAGCTAAAAAAAGACCAACAGCTTAATCAGCAGCGCCAGCAAGCGCTAGAAGAAAAAACGCTCAGAGCCAACATCATTCAAATGATTCAGCAGCATCAAATCACCGATACTCAAGGTGATATTGAGTATCGCTTTGTTGATGACAGCAAAATCAAAAAGTTAAACATCACTCAAAAGTTGTTTGATCAAATTGTTGCCGGTCACGTCAGTATCGCCCGTCTAGAAGAGGGCTATGCCTTGCTACCACGACCGTTAGCGGATCGTATTAATGACAAGCTTGAAGGTTTTATTGTTGAATCTAATGATAAGGCGGACGACCAACCAGCAGAAGATGATCCGTATGCTGAGTATGTGATACCTGATGATTTGATGTGGTAA
- a CDS encoding arylamine N-acetyltransferase family protein — MNSKQTDTKRIIDHYLETLNIDPDLKTLEDISKLADAHLKAFAFGNPKILVGESVPIDLEGIYNNLVVNKRAGYCFEHNKLMYETLKLKGFEVTQHIARVVNNEAPRAPLTHRVTILYYEGETYLVDVGVGFRSPSVAVKFGDTNEPAVSHLGIPYKVLPVDADKGVYTMQLVEKGKPFNATQFNLIENVEADFQMGNFYSYMNPEGLWRNTLVVSCNTEDSINSLRNNAYFKIHADSTEQIEITEFDQFSDIMQNELKVNYTKQELAQLFEGYVKDKSNNTQ; from the coding sequence ATGAATAGCAAACAGACAGACACTAAACGCATTATTGATCACTATCTAGAGACGCTTAACATTGATCCAGACCTAAAAACGCTAGAAGATATTTCCAAGCTGGCAGACGCTCATCTGAAAGCCTTTGCCTTTGGTAATCCAAAGATCTTAGTTGGGGAGTCGGTACCGATAGATCTTGAAGGCATCTACAATAATTTAGTGGTCAATAAACGTGCTGGTTACTGCTTTGAACACAACAAGCTGATGTATGAAACCCTTAAGTTAAAAGGCTTTGAGGTGACTCAGCACATTGCGCGTGTGGTGAATAATGAGGCCCCAAGAGCACCGCTGACCCATCGCGTGACTATTTTGTATTATGAAGGTGAGACGTACTTGGTCGATGTGGGCGTTGGCTTTCGCAGCCCAAGCGTGGCGGTTAAGTTTGGCGACACCAATGAGCCTGCGGTGAGTCACTTAGGTATTCCTTACAAAGTACTGCCAGTAGACGCTGATAAAGGCGTGTACACCATGCAGCTTGTTGAAAAAGGCAAACCATTTAACGCGACTCAGTTTAATTTAATCGAAAATGTCGAAGCTGACTTTCAGATGGGTAACTTCTACTCTTACATGAACCCAGAGGGTTTATGGCGCAACACGCTAGTGGTTTCTTGCAATACAGAGGATTCAATCAACTCGCTGCGTAACAATGCCTACTTTAAGATTCATGCTGACAGCACCGAACAGATTGAAATCACTGAGTTTGATCAGTTCAGCGATATTATGCAAAATGAGCTAAAGGTGAACTACACTAAGCAGGAGCTAGCCCAATTGTTCGAGGGCTATGTTAAAGACAAATCCAATAACACCCAATGA
- a CDS encoding PTS transporter subunit IIC translates to MSTTSKQSSPNTLLPTPLRAFFNKYLIDAFTGMALGLFVTLIAGLIFSQAGLALNLPLLMDLGKLASILMGAGIGVGIAYYLKAPTLVVFACLVAGMMGAHSEALIAGHLFTPQDGSPATFLAVPGNPIGAYLATVFAYRAGSWIQGKTKLDIILVPWAVGVVALAVCAWLNPPVVSVVNSIGAGIEMATQLQPFMMGIVIAVVVGLLLTMPTSSAAICIAIGLDGLAGGAAVVGCAAHMIGFAVASFKDNGVSGVIAQGLGTSMLQIPNIFKKPIILLPVVIASAVVGPIATTGFGLMSTASGAGMGTAGFVGVFGVLEASAGTLSSSQIWLAIVLLMFALPALIAGLVAWMMRRVGWIDDGDMTLP, encoded by the coding sequence ATGAGCACCACATCGAAGCAATCGTCACCGAACACTCTATTACCCACGCCTTTGCGTGCTTTTTTCAATAAGTATTTGATTGATGCCTTTACCGGTATGGCGCTGGGTCTGTTTGTGACCTTGATTGCAGGGCTGATTTTCTCTCAAGCGGGGTTAGCACTTAATCTGCCGCTGTTAATGGATTTAGGTAAGTTGGCGTCAATCTTGATGGGTGCTGGCATCGGGGTCGGTATCGCTTATTATTTAAAGGCGCCAACCTTGGTGGTGTTTGCGTGTTTGGTTGCTGGCATGATGGGCGCACATTCTGAAGCTTTGATAGCAGGGCATTTGTTCACGCCACAAGATGGTTCACCTGCGACATTTTTAGCAGTACCGGGCAATCCAATCGGTGCTTATTTAGCCACGGTATTTGCCTATCGCGCTGGCAGTTGGATTCAAGGCAAAACCAAACTGGATATTATCCTAGTGCCTTGGGCGGTCGGTGTGGTGGCCTTAGCGGTATGCGCTTGGCTCAATCCGCCGGTGGTCAGTGTGGTCAATAGCATTGGTGCCGGTATCGAGATGGCCACTCAGTTACAGCCATTTATGATGGGAATCGTGATAGCAGTGGTGGTTGGACTACTGCTAACCATGCCGACCTCAAGCGCAGCGATTTGTATTGCCATTGGCCTTGATGGTCTAGCGGGTGGCGCTGCTGTGGTCGGCTGCGCGGCGCATATGATTGGCTTTGCGGTGGCCAGTTTCAAAGACAATGGCGTCAGTGGCGTCATCGCTCAAGGACTGGGCACCAGTATGCTACAGATTCCGAATATCTTTAAAAAACCGATTATTTTATTACCGGTAGTGATTGCCAGTGCCGTGGTCGGGCCGATTGCCACTACTGGATTTGGTCTGATGAGTACTGCCAGTGGTGCAGGCATGGGTACTGCTGGCTTTGTCGGGGTGTTTGGGGTGCTTGAAGCCTCTGCTGGCACGCTTAGTAGTAGTCAAATCTGGCTGGCCATTGTGTTATTAATGTTTGCATTACCGGCGCTCATTGCAGGCTTAGTTGCTTGGATGATGCGCCGCGTCGGCTGGATTGATGACGGTGATATGACTTTACCCTAA
- a CDS encoding TIGR00730 family Rossman fold protein, translating to MRVAVYCGSSEGLEPIYVEQTRLFAAALGRHQLDVVYGGGKVGLMGVLANAAVAAGLHVIGVIPKHLSDKELAHTGINELILVKDMHERKQKMAHYGDAFVALPGGAGTLEELFEVWTWAQLGLHDKPCAFLNVNGYYDGLLSFLADMVKAGFMRQTYLDMLIVSDDINELLEKLQDYTPPPPKWEK from the coding sequence ATGCGAGTAGCGGTTTATTGTGGATCAAGCGAAGGGTTAGAGCCCATTTACGTCGAGCAAACTCGATTGTTTGCGGCGGCATTAGGACGTCATCAACTGGATGTGGTGTATGGCGGCGGTAAAGTCGGGCTAATGGGTGTATTGGCCAATGCTGCGGTTGCCGCAGGTTTACACGTTATTGGCGTTATCCCTAAGCATTTATCCGATAAAGAGTTGGCACACACCGGCATCAATGAGTTGATTTTGGTCAAAGACATGCATGAGCGCAAACAAAAAATGGCACATTATGGCGATGCTTTTGTGGCATTGCCAGGCGGTGCAGGGACATTAGAAGAGTTATTTGAGGTATGGACTTGGGCTCAGCTTGGATTACATGACAAACCTTGCGCCTTTTTAAACGTTAATGGTTACTATGACGGGCTATTAAGCTTCTTAGCTGACATGGTTAAGGCTGGATTTATGCGTCAGACTTATCTGGATATGTTGATCGTGTCTGATGACATTAATGAGCTGCTTGAGAAGCTACAGGACTATACGCCTCCGCCCCCAAAGTGGGAAAAATAG
- a CDS encoding O-acetyl-ADP-ribose deacetylase gives MLTVIQADLTTLPVDAIVNAANSSLLGGGGVDGAIHKAAGPKLLAYCRTLNGCPTGEAKISPGFKLPSKQVIHTVGPVWHGGEKGEPELLANCYRNCMQLAQQNNIASIAFPAISTGVYGYPIEEATKIAIATVIDSLRQVSAAEAVTKEVIFCCFSAADAAIYQQQFEAF, from the coding sequence ATGTTAACAGTGATTCAGGCCGACCTTACCACCTTACCCGTTGATGCAATCGTCAATGCGGCCAACTCAAGTTTGCTTGGCGGCGGTGGTGTCGACGGTGCCATTCATAAAGCCGCTGGCCCAAAGCTGTTGGCCTATTGTCGCACCTTAAATGGTTGCCCTACTGGAGAAGCAAAAATCAGCCCAGGCTTTAAGCTACCGTCAAAGCAGGTGATTCATACTGTCGGCCCAGTCTGGCATGGCGGTGAAAAAGGAGAGCCTGAGTTACTGGCCAATTGCTATCGTAACTGTATGCAACTGGCGCAACAAAACAACATCGCTAGTATCGCTTTTCCTGCGATTAGTACTGGCGTCTATGGCTATCCTATTGAGGAAGCGACCAAGATTGCCATTGCTACTGTGATAGACAGCTTAAGACAGGTGAGCGCAGCAGAAGCCGTCACCAAAGAAGTGATATTTTGTTGTTTTTCAGCTGCTGATGCCGCTATTTATCAACAACAGTTTGAGGCTTTTTAG
- a CDS encoding glycosyltransferase family 2 protein, whose protein sequence is MSSVSIVIITLNEAERISGLLDDLVQQTHQDFEVILVDSNSDDETCAIAESYATRLPRLHIEQMSTRGVCLGRNTGANLAQYERLLFLDADVRLAPDFLQQALQHLNTKQLQVAGVYLSPKGLPKRYSLGYKLFNIGIGLTQFVFPTAIGACLFSTKRVHTTINGFDTTISLCEDCDYVNRASHITRFRMLPLGFTFDPRRLKQDGVLTTGRKYLHANLHRLFIGEVRNQKIRYEFGHYKSKP, encoded by the coding sequence GTGTCTTCAGTCAGTATTGTTATTATTACCTTAAATGAGGCCGAGCGTATCAGTGGACTGCTCGATGACTTGGTGCAGCAAACGCATCAAGACTTCGAGGTTATTTTGGTCGATTCAAACAGTGACGATGAGACCTGTGCCATCGCCGAAAGTTATGCTACGCGGTTACCACGGCTGCATATCGAGCAGATGAGCACAAGAGGCGTGTGTTTGGGGCGCAATACCGGTGCAAATCTGGCTCAGTATGAGCGCCTGCTGTTTTTGGATGCCGATGTGCGCCTAGCGCCTGACTTTCTACAACAAGCGTTACAGCATTTAAACACCAAGCAGCTTCAAGTGGCTGGGGTGTACTTGTCGCCAAAAGGATTGCCCAAACGTTATAGTCTTGGCTATAAGCTGTTTAATATCGGCATTGGTTTGACTCAGTTTGTGTTCCCAACTGCTATTGGTGCCTGTTTGTTTTCTACCAAACGCGTACATACTACCATTAATGGCTTTGATACTACTATCAGCCTGTGCGAAGACTGTGATTATGTCAATCGTGCCAGTCACATTACCCGGTTTCGTATGTTGCCTTTAGGATTTACCTTTGACCCAAGGCGTCTCAAACAAGATGGGGTACTAACCACTGGAAGAAAATATTTGCATGCCAATCTACACCGATTGTTTATCGGTGAGGTGCGCAATCAAAAAATCCGCTATGAATTTGGTCATTACAAATCTAAGCCATAG
- a CDS encoding FAD-binding oxidoreductase encodes MSQTANQSSQPARYEEAIAKLQAHFADKLSVNLTTRQQHAHTMTWLKNQPADAVLVAQSKQDVAQAVEICNQYKMPVIAFGIGSSLEGQLNAPEGGLCIDMSEMNEVLQVNNEDLTVTVQPGVTREQLNHYLRDTGLFFPIDPGANATIGGMVATRASGTNAVRYGTMKDVVLSLEIVTAEGKIIKTGSRAKKSAAGYDLTRLIIGSEGTLGIVTEITLKLFGITECIGSGICHFPSVEAACEATMMTIQMCLPIARIELLDALQVKACNQYSNLNLKETPTLFIEFHGSEASVQEQAQIFGEIVEECGGSDFAWDTNEVERNKLWHARHNAYPASCALRPEAKALSTDACVPISRLAECVSETAKDIEASGMIGPIVGHVGDGNFHVLLLVDTNNPDEVKTAEDLVGRLAKRAIDMDGTCTGEHGIGQGKRKYMAYEHGEAVVMMQAIKQALDPNNILNPGKIWPQ; translated from the coding sequence ATGAGTCAAACAGCCAATCAATCCTCTCAACCAGCACGCTATGAAGAGGCCATTGCTAAATTACAAGCGCACTTTGCCGATAAGCTCAGTGTTAATCTGACGACGCGTCAGCAACACGCACACACCATGACGTGGTTGAAAAATCAGCCAGCAGATGCGGTACTTGTGGCTCAAAGCAAGCAGGACGTAGCGCAAGCGGTTGAGATTTGTAACCAATATAAGATGCCAGTGATTGCTTTTGGTATCGGCTCATCATTAGAAGGGCAGCTGAACGCACCTGAGGGCGGGCTGTGTATTGATATGAGTGAGATGAACGAGGTGTTACAGGTTAATAATGAAGACTTAACCGTCACCGTTCAGCCCGGTGTTACTCGTGAGCAGCTCAATCACTATCTGCGCGATACAGGCTTATTTTTCCCGATTGATCCAGGTGCCAATGCCACTATTGGGGGTATGGTCGCCACGCGTGCGTCGGGTACCAATGCGGTGCGTTATGGCACCATGAAAGATGTGGTGCTGTCATTAGAGATTGTCACGGCTGAAGGTAAAATCATTAAAACCGGTAGCCGTGCCAAAAAGTCAGCGGCTGGTTATGACTTAACCCGTCTAATTATTGGCTCAGAAGGTACCTTGGGTATTGTCACCGAGATTACCTTAAAGCTATTTGGTATTACGGAGTGTATCGGCAGTGGTATCTGTCATTTTCCAAGCGTAGAAGCTGCCTGTGAAGCGACGATGATGACCATTCAGATGTGTTTGCCGATTGCCCGTATTGAGCTGTTAGATGCGCTACAAGTCAAGGCGTGTAACCAGTACTCTAATTTAAATCTAAAAGAGACGCCGACCTTATTTATTGAGTTTCATGGCAGTGAGGCCAGTGTCCAAGAGCAGGCACAAATCTTCGGTGAAATTGTAGAGGAGTGCGGTGGCTCAGACTTTGCTTGGGATACCAACGAAGTTGAGCGCAACAAACTATGGCATGCGCGCCATAACGCTTATCCGGCCAGCTGTGCGCTACGCCCTGAAGCCAAAGCGTTGTCAACCGATGCCTGTGTGCCTATTTCACGTCTGGCAGAGTGCGTCAGTGAAACCGCCAAAGACATTGAGGCCTCGGGTATGATTGGGCCTATCGTTGGGCATGTGGGTGACGGTAACTTCCATGTGTTGTTATTGGTCGACACTAATAACCCTGATGAGGTAAAAACGGCTGAAGACTTGGTCGGTCGTCTGGCAAAACGTGCTATCGATATGGACGGTACTTGTACCGGTGAGCATGGTATTGGTCAGGGTAAGCGCAAGTATATGGCTTATGAGCATGGCGAGGCGGTTGTGATGATGCAGGCCATCAAGCAGGCGCTGGATCCGAACAATATCCTAAATCCAGGCAAAATTTGGCCACAATAG